The following coding sequences are from one Mus pahari chromosome X, PAHARI_EIJ_v1.1, whole genome shotgun sequence window:
- the Nox1 gene encoding NADPH oxidase 1 isoform X1 → MGNWLVNHWLSVLFLVSWLGLNVFLFVYAFLNYETSDKYYYTREILGTALALARASALCLNLNSMMILIPVCRNLLSFLRGTCSFCNRTLRKPLDHNLTFHKLVAYMICIFTAIHIIAHLFNFERYSRSQQAMDGSLASVLSSLSHPEREDDSWLNPIQSPNMTVMYAAFTSIAGLTGVIATVALVLMVTSAMEFIRRNYFELFWYTHHLFIIYIICLGIHGLGGIVRGQTEESMSESHPHNCSHSFHEWDKHESCRHPHFVGHPPESWKWILAPIAFYIFERILRFYRSQQKVVITKVVMHPSNVLELQMRKRGFSMEVGQYIFVNCPSISFLEWHPFTLTSAPEEEFFSIHIRAAGDWTRNLIRTFEQQHSPMPRIEVDGPFGTVSEDVFQYEVAVLVGAGIGVTPFASILKSIWYKFQHADNKLKTQKIYFYWICRETGAFAWFNNLLNSLEQEMEELGKTDFLNYRLFLTGWDSNIAGHAALNFDKATDILTGLKQKTSFGRPMWDNEFSRIATAHPKSVVGVFLCGPRTLAKSLRKCCQRYSSLDPRKVQFYFNKETF, encoded by the exons ATGGGAAACTGGCTGGTTAACCACTGGCTCTCAGTTTTGTTTCTG gtTTCTTGGTTGGGGTTGAACGTTTTTCTGTTTGTGTACGCCTTCCTGAATTATGAGACGTCTGACAAGTACTACTACACGAGAGAAATTCTTGGG ACTGCCTTGGCCTTGGCCAGAGCATCTGCTTTGTGCTTGAATTTGAACAGCATGATGATCCTGATTCCTGTGTGTCGAAATCTGCTCTCCTTCCTGAGGGGCACCTGCTCA TTTTGCAACCGCACACTGAGAAAGCCATTGGATCACAACCTCACCTTTCATAAGCTGGTGGCGTATATGATCTGCATATTCACAG CTATTCATATCATCGCACACCTATTTAACTTTGAACGCTACAGTAGAAGCCAACAGGCCATGGATGGCTCTCTTGCTTCTGTCCTCTCCAGCCTATCTCATCCTGAGAGAGAAGATGATTCTTGGCTAAATCCCATCCAGTCTCCAAATATG ACAGTGATGTATGCAGCATTTACCAGTATTGCTGGCCTTACTGGAGTGATTGCCACTGTAGCTTTGGTTCTCATGGTAACTTCAGCTATGGAGTTTATCCGCAGGAATTATTTTGAACTCTTTTGGTATACACATCACCTTTTTATCATCTATATCATCTGCTTAGGGATCCATGGCCTGGG TGGGATTGTCCGGGGTCAAACAGAGGAGAGCATGAGTGAAAGTCATCCTCATAATTGCTCACATTCTTTTCACGAGTGGGATAAGCATGAGAGTTGCAGGCATCCTCATTTTGTGGGGCACCCCCCTGAG TCTTGGAAGTGGATCCTCGCACCGATTGCTTTTTATATCTTTGAAAGGATCCTTCGCTTTTATCGCTCCCAGCAGAAGGTCGTGATTACCAAG GTTGTCATGCACCCATCTAACGTTTTGGAATTGCAGATGAGGAAGCGAGGCTTTAGCATGGAAGTAGGACAGTATATATTTGTAAACTGcccctccatttccttcctggAGTGGCATCCCTTCACTCTGACCTCTGCTCCAGAGGAAGAATTTTTCTCCATTCATATTCGAGCAGCAGGAGACTGGACACGAAATCTCATAAGGACATTTGAACAACAGCACTCACCAATGCCCAG GATTGAGGTGGATGGTCCCTTTGGCACAGTCAGTGAGGATGTTTTCCAGTATGAAGTGGCTGTACTGGTTGGGGCAGGGATTGGGGTCACTCCCTTTGCTTCCATCTTGAAATCTATCTGGTACAAATTCCAGCATGCAGACAACAAGCTCAAAACACAAAAG ATATATTTCTACTGGATCTGTAGAGAGACAGGTGCCTTTGCCTGGTTCAACAACTTATTGAATTCCCTGGAACAAGAGATGGAGGAATTAGGCAAAACGGATTTCCTAAACTACCGTCTTTTCCTCACTGGCTGGGATAGCAACATT GCTGGTCATGCAGCATTAAACTTTGACAAAGCCACTGACATCCTGACAGGTCTGAAGCAGAAAACTTCCTTTGGGAGACCAATGTGGGACAATGAATTTTCTAGAATAGCTACTGCCCACCCCAA GTCTGTGGTGGGGGTTTTCTTATGTGGCCCTCGGACTTTGGCAAAAAGCCTGCGCAAATGCTGTCAGCGATATTCAAGTCTGGATCCTAGGAAGGTTCAGTTCTACTTCAACAAAGAAACGTTCTGA
- the Nox1 gene encoding NADPH oxidase 1 isoform X2: MGNWLVNHWLSVLFLVSWLGLNVFLFVYAFLNYETSDKYYYTREILGTALALARASALCLNLNSMMILIPVCRNLLSFLRGTCSFCNRTLRKPLDHNLTFHKLVAYMICIFTAIHIIAHLFNFERYSRSQQAMDGSLASVLSSLSHPEREDDSWLNPIQSPNMTVMYAAFTSIAGLTGVIATVALVLMVTSAMEFIRRNYFELFWYTHHLFIIYIICLGIHGLGGIVRGQTEESMSESHPHNCSHSFHEWDKHESCRHPHFVGHPPESWKWILAPIAFYIFERILRFYRSQQKVVITKVVMHPSNVLELQMRKRGFSMEVGQYIFVNCPSISFLEWHPFTLTSAPEEEFFSIHIRAAGDWTRNLIRTFEQQHSPMPRIEVDGPFGTVSEDVFQYEVAVLVGAGIGVTPFASILKSIWYKFQHADNKLKTQKAGHAALNFDKATDILTGLKQKTSFGRPMWDNEFSRIATAHPKSVVGVFLCGPRTLAKSLRKCCQRYSSLDPRKVQFYFNKETF; this comes from the exons ATGGGAAACTGGCTGGTTAACCACTGGCTCTCAGTTTTGTTTCTG gtTTCTTGGTTGGGGTTGAACGTTTTTCTGTTTGTGTACGCCTTCCTGAATTATGAGACGTCTGACAAGTACTACTACACGAGAGAAATTCTTGGG ACTGCCTTGGCCTTGGCCAGAGCATCTGCTTTGTGCTTGAATTTGAACAGCATGATGATCCTGATTCCTGTGTGTCGAAATCTGCTCTCCTTCCTGAGGGGCACCTGCTCA TTTTGCAACCGCACACTGAGAAAGCCATTGGATCACAACCTCACCTTTCATAAGCTGGTGGCGTATATGATCTGCATATTCACAG CTATTCATATCATCGCACACCTATTTAACTTTGAACGCTACAGTAGAAGCCAACAGGCCATGGATGGCTCTCTTGCTTCTGTCCTCTCCAGCCTATCTCATCCTGAGAGAGAAGATGATTCTTGGCTAAATCCCATCCAGTCTCCAAATATG ACAGTGATGTATGCAGCATTTACCAGTATTGCTGGCCTTACTGGAGTGATTGCCACTGTAGCTTTGGTTCTCATGGTAACTTCAGCTATGGAGTTTATCCGCAGGAATTATTTTGAACTCTTTTGGTATACACATCACCTTTTTATCATCTATATCATCTGCTTAGGGATCCATGGCCTGGG TGGGATTGTCCGGGGTCAAACAGAGGAGAGCATGAGTGAAAGTCATCCTCATAATTGCTCACATTCTTTTCACGAGTGGGATAAGCATGAGAGTTGCAGGCATCCTCATTTTGTGGGGCACCCCCCTGAG TCTTGGAAGTGGATCCTCGCACCGATTGCTTTTTATATCTTTGAAAGGATCCTTCGCTTTTATCGCTCCCAGCAGAAGGTCGTGATTACCAAG GTTGTCATGCACCCATCTAACGTTTTGGAATTGCAGATGAGGAAGCGAGGCTTTAGCATGGAAGTAGGACAGTATATATTTGTAAACTGcccctccatttccttcctggAGTGGCATCCCTTCACTCTGACCTCTGCTCCAGAGGAAGAATTTTTCTCCATTCATATTCGAGCAGCAGGAGACTGGACACGAAATCTCATAAGGACATTTGAACAACAGCACTCACCAATGCCCAG GATTGAGGTGGATGGTCCCTTTGGCACAGTCAGTGAGGATGTTTTCCAGTATGAAGTGGCTGTACTGGTTGGGGCAGGGATTGGGGTCACTCCCTTTGCTTCCATCTTGAAATCTATCTGGTACAAATTCCAGCATGCAGACAACAAGCTCAAAACACAAAAG GCTGGTCATGCAGCATTAAACTTTGACAAAGCCACTGACATCCTGACAGGTCTGAAGCAGAAAACTTCCTTTGGGAGACCAATGTGGGACAATGAATTTTCTAGAATAGCTACTGCCCACCCCAA GTCTGTGGTGGGGGTTTTCTTATGTGGCCCTCGGACTTTGGCAAAAAGCCTGCGCAAATGCTGTCAGCGATATTCAAGTCTGGATCCTAGGAAGGTTCAGTTCTACTTCAACAAAGAAACGTTCTGA